A genomic region of Clavibacter michiganensis subsp. insidiosus contains the following coding sequences:
- a CDS encoding peptidylprolyl isomerase, whose amino-acid sequence MSAHTHVATMTTNHGTIVLNLFGSHAPQTVENFVGLATGEKEWTHPQTGKKSTDPLYDGVVFHRIIKDFMLQGGDPLGQGTGGPGYQFDDEISRDLDFSKPYILAMANAGTQGGRGTNGSQFFITTAPTTWLQGKHTIFGEVADDASKKVVDALNAVPTDGRDRPREDVVIEGVTIEKV is encoded by the coding sequence ATGTCTGCGCACACTCACGTCGCCACAATGACGACCAACCACGGCACCATCGTCCTCAACCTCTTCGGGTCGCACGCGCCCCAGACCGTCGAGAACTTCGTCGGCCTCGCCACGGGCGAGAAGGAGTGGACCCACCCCCAGACCGGAAAGAAGTCGACCGACCCGCTCTACGACGGCGTCGTCTTCCACCGCATCATCAAGGACTTCATGCTCCAGGGCGGCGACCCGCTCGGCCAGGGCACCGGCGGCCCGGGCTACCAGTTCGACGACGAGATCAGCCGCGACCTCGACTTCTCGAAGCCGTACATCCTCGCCATGGCGAACGCCGGCACCCAGGGCGGCCGCGGGACGAACGGCTCGCAGTTCTTCATTACCACGGCGCCCACCACGTGGCTCCAGGGCAAGCACACGATCTTCGGCGAGGTCGCCGACGACGCGTCCAAGAAGGTCGTCGACGCGCTCAACGCCGTCCCGACCGACGGCCGCGACCGTCCCCGCGAGGATGTCGTGATCGAGGGCGTCACCATCGAGAAGGTCTGA
- a CDS encoding cell division protein CrgA, with amino-acid sequence MARDKTTRPSRQERVRDEDAPNPVWFKPIMFGFMLVGLAWLIVYYVSLNAFPIPDLGVGNILIGFGLILIGFLMTTRWR; translated from the coding sequence ATGGCCCGCGACAAGACGACGAGACCCTCCCGCCAGGAACGCGTGCGCGACGAGGACGCCCCGAACCCCGTGTGGTTCAAGCCCATCATGTTCGGCTTCATGCTCGTGGGACTCGCGTGGCTCATCGTGTACTACGTCAGCCTCAACGCGTTCCCCATCCCCGACCTCGGCGTCGGCAACATCCTCATCGGCTTCGGCCTCATCCTGATCGGATTCCTCATGACCACCAGGTGGCGCTGA
- a CDS encoding class E sortase: protein MSAQDPAPSRRATRRRGRRGDALLGTVGVLGELLLTAGVLIMLFLGWQLWFNDIVVSSGQRDQALENSRSWATAAPEAAATPDPAASPAAPGDPVITTAPTTDATDFGNIYIPRFGPDYVVPVATGVGLSSVLNHGKIGHYRETQMPGQVGNFAVAAHRTTYGKPFNQITDLRVGDAIVVETQDGWYTYRFRTLEYVKPTGVDVLDEVPQAPDAQPGDRILTMTSCNPLFSAAERVIAYSVFESWQPRSDAATPAALAGTSFAKAG from the coding sequence ATGAGCGCTCAGGATCCCGCCCCCTCCCGCCGCGCGACGCGGCGCCGTGGCAGGCGGGGGGATGCGCTGCTCGGCACGGTCGGGGTCCTCGGCGAGCTGCTCCTCACGGCCGGCGTGCTCATCATGCTGTTCCTGGGATGGCAGCTGTGGTTCAACGACATCGTCGTCAGCAGCGGCCAGCGCGACCAGGCGCTGGAGAACAGCCGGAGCTGGGCCACGGCGGCGCCGGAAGCAGCGGCTACTCCCGACCCGGCCGCCTCGCCCGCGGCACCGGGGGATCCCGTCATCACCACAGCGCCCACGACGGACGCCACCGACTTCGGCAACATCTACATCCCGCGCTTCGGCCCCGACTACGTGGTGCCCGTCGCGACCGGGGTGGGCCTGTCGAGCGTGCTCAACCACGGCAAGATCGGCCACTACCGGGAGACGCAGATGCCCGGTCAGGTGGGCAACTTCGCCGTCGCGGCGCACCGCACCACCTACGGCAAGCCCTTCAACCAGATCACCGACCTGCGGGTGGGCGACGCCATCGTGGTCGAGACGCAGGACGGCTGGTACACCTACCGCTTCCGTACACTCGAGTACGTGAAGCCCACCGGAGTCGACGTGCTCGACGAGGTGCCCCAGGCACCGGACGCGCAGCCCGGGGACCGCATCCTCACGATGACCAGCTGCAACCCGCTCTTCTCCGCCGCTGAGCGCGTCATCGCGTACAGCGTCTTCGAGTCCTGGCAGCCGCGGTCGGATGCGGCCACGCCCGCGGCGCTGGCCGGCACGTCTTTCGCGAAGGCGGGCTGA
- a CDS encoding DUF3566 domain-containing protein — protein sequence MSSVAEKLAKKSSRATTTKQVRLKLVYVDFWSALKLAFLFSVVLGIITVVATFLIYVVLQTTNVFGTVDQLFQEVSGSADFSLQDVFGLGQVLGFAIVVAVLNIVVGTVLGAVAALLYNLSVRITGGVLVGFTNA from the coding sequence ATGAGTAGTGTCGCCGAGAAGCTCGCGAAGAAGTCCTCGCGTGCCACCACCACCAAGCAGGTGCGTCTCAAGCTCGTGTACGTCGACTTCTGGTCGGCGCTGAAGCTGGCGTTCCTCTTCTCCGTGGTGCTCGGCATCATCACCGTCGTCGCGACGTTCCTCATCTACGTCGTGCTCCAGACCACGAACGTGTTCGGCACGGTCGACCAGCTGTTCCAGGAGGTCTCCGGATCCGCGGACTTCTCCCTCCAGGACGTCTTCGGCCTGGGCCAGGTGCTCGGGTTCGCGATCGTCGTCGCCGTCCTCAACATCGTCGTCGGCACCGTGCTCGGTGCCGTGGCCGCGCTGCTCTACAACCTGAGCGTACGCATCACGGGCGGCGTCCTCGTCGGCTTCACCAACGCGTAG
- a CDS encoding protein kinase domain-containing protein — MRPTSGLTFGGRYQLGDRIAIGGMGEVWEATDLVIGRKVAIKILKDEYLGDPGFLERFRAEARHAALVNHEGIANVFDYGEEDGSAFLVMELVPGEALSTILERERVLSTDKVLDIIAQTALALHAAHQAGLVHRDIKPGNLLITPDGRVKITDFGIARIADQVPLTATGQVMGTVQYLSPEQASGHPASPSTDVYSMGIVAYECLAGRRPFTGESQVAIAMAQINELPPELPVTVAEPVRNLVMSCIAKKPADRPQSASHLARAAQALRRGDVATATIAVAAVAGAAALADPGTPTQATQLMPSGRRAADTSATTVLSSSGPRAGTADPFLLDDADDEEPEEPRARKRAIWIFVVVAILVIGAIVAGAIALTAGQREDDATPAPTETSASPSPSPSPTPTPTPSPTASTVDVNRDDYIGRDQKTVTQELTNLGLKVTVITGSAAPSGEEEGRVTAITPTGTVAKGATIQITAYGPPTLPTAAPGTPTVTPTDVRAGQTVDISWPAYSCPAGQTLNGYQIQADSVSQGATGTWGGSTNPTNAQTTSGEIKVGTNPGTFTVKYLAICGTNESPYSSTVTVTVEAAPGGTGGGGTGGGTGGTGGTGGGNGGTTGMAPTPAPGRTDERSLVSSSHRNP; from the coding sequence ATGAGACCCACGAGCGGACTGACCTTCGGAGGGCGTTACCAGCTGGGCGATCGCATCGCCATCGGCGGCATGGGCGAGGTGTGGGAGGCCACCGACCTCGTCATCGGGCGCAAGGTCGCGATCAAGATCCTCAAGGACGAGTACCTCGGCGACCCCGGGTTCCTCGAGCGCTTCCGCGCCGAGGCCCGTCACGCCGCGCTCGTCAACCACGAGGGCATCGCCAACGTCTTCGACTACGGCGAGGAGGACGGCAGCGCCTTCCTCGTGATGGAGCTCGTGCCCGGCGAGGCGCTCTCCACCATCCTCGAGCGCGAGCGCGTGCTGTCCACCGACAAGGTGCTCGACATCATCGCCCAGACCGCGCTGGCGCTGCACGCCGCCCACCAGGCTGGGCTCGTCCACCGCGACATCAAGCCGGGCAACCTGCTCATCACGCCCGACGGCCGCGTGAAGATCACCGACTTCGGCATCGCGCGCATCGCCGACCAGGTGCCCCTCACCGCCACGGGCCAGGTCATGGGCACCGTCCAGTACCTCTCCCCCGAGCAGGCGAGCGGGCACCCGGCATCCCCGTCCACCGACGTCTACTCGATGGGCATCGTCGCGTACGAGTGCCTCGCGGGCCGCCGCCCCTTCACGGGCGAGTCGCAGGTCGCGATCGCCATGGCGCAGATCAACGAGCTGCCGCCCGAGCTGCCGGTCACCGTCGCCGAGCCCGTACGCAACCTCGTGATGTCGTGCATCGCCAAGAAGCCGGCCGATCGTCCGCAGAGCGCCTCGCACCTCGCGCGCGCCGCGCAGGCGCTCCGCCGGGGCGACGTCGCCACGGCGACCATCGCGGTCGCGGCCGTCGCGGGTGCCGCCGCGCTGGCGGACCCGGGCACGCCCACGCAGGCCACGCAGCTCATGCCGTCCGGCCGCCGCGCCGCCGACACGAGCGCGACCACGGTCCTGTCCTCCTCCGGACCGCGCGCCGGCACGGCGGATCCCTTCCTCCTCGACGACGCGGACGACGAGGAGCCCGAGGAGCCGCGTGCCCGCAAGCGCGCCATCTGGATCTTCGTGGTCGTGGCGATCCTCGTGATCGGCGCGATCGTGGCCGGTGCCATCGCCCTCACGGCGGGCCAGCGCGAGGACGACGCCACCCCGGCACCCACCGAGACCAGCGCCTCGCCTTCGCCGAGCCCGTCGCCGACACCGACGCCCACCCCGTCACCCACCGCCAGCACGGTGGACGTCAACCGCGACGACTACATCGGCCGCGACCAGAAGACGGTCACGCAGGAGCTCACCAACCTCGGCCTCAAGGTCACCGTCATCACGGGCAGCGCCGCGCCGTCCGGCGAGGAGGAGGGCCGCGTCACGGCGATCACCCCCACCGGCACGGTCGCGAAGGGCGCCACCATCCAGATCACGGCCTACGGACCGCCCACGCTGCCCACCGCCGCGCCCGGCACGCCCACCGTCACGCCGACCGACGTCCGCGCCGGCCAGACGGTGGACATCTCCTGGCCCGCGTACTCCTGCCCCGCCGGCCAGACGCTCAACGGCTACCAGATCCAGGCGGACTCCGTCTCGCAGGGCGCCACCGGCACCTGGGGCGGCAGCACGAACCCGACGAACGCGCAGACCACGTCGGGCGAGATCAAGGTGGGCACGAACCCGGGCACGTTCACGGTGAAGTACCTCGCCATCTGCGGCACCAACGAGTCGCCGTACAGCAGCACCGTCACGGTCACGGTCGAGGCGGCCCCGGGTGGTACCGGCGGCGGCGGGACCGGCGGCGGCACCGGCGGCACCGGCGGCACCGGCGGCGGCAACGGCGGCACGACCGGCATGGCGCCGACCCCCGCCCCGGGTCGCACGGACGAGCGCTCGCTCGTCTCCAGCTCGCACCGGAACCCCTGA
- a CDS encoding anthranilate synthase component II has product MTRVLVIDNYDSFVYTLNGYLQQLGAETVVMRNDDHADADMAGVISEYDAVLVSPGPGKPSEAGVSIPTVTAALASGTPLLGVCLGHQAIAEAFGATVTNAEELMHGKTSLVTHDDGDFYLGVPQPFTATRYHSLAVVDGTVPSDLLVTSRTEGGVIMGLRHEAAPIVGVQFHPESVLTEGGYRMLGNWLEGAGLAGARDTASRLSPLVHVA; this is encoded by the coding sequence GTGACACGCGTCCTCGTCATCGACAACTACGACAGCTTCGTCTACACGCTCAACGGCTACCTGCAGCAGCTGGGCGCCGAGACCGTGGTGATGCGCAACGACGACCACGCCGACGCCGACATGGCCGGGGTCATCTCCGAGTACGACGCGGTGCTCGTGTCGCCGGGGCCGGGCAAGCCGTCGGAGGCCGGCGTCTCGATCCCCACGGTGACCGCCGCGCTCGCATCGGGCACGCCGCTGCTCGGGGTCTGCCTCGGGCACCAGGCGATCGCCGAGGCCTTCGGCGCCACGGTCACCAACGCCGAGGAGCTCATGCACGGCAAGACCTCGTTGGTCACGCACGACGACGGGGACTTCTACCTCGGCGTCCCGCAGCCGTTCACGGCTACGCGGTACCACTCGCTGGCCGTCGTCGACGGGACGGTGCCGTCCGACCTGCTGGTCACGTCCCGCACCGAGGGCGGCGTCATCATGGGCCTGCGACACGAGGCGGCGCCCATCGTCGGCGTGCAGTTCCACCCGGAGTCGGTCCTGACCGAGGGCGGCTACCGCATGCTCGGCAACTGGTTGGAGGGCGCAGGGCTCGCCGGTGCTCGCGACACCGCCTCGCGGCTGTCGCCGCTCGTCCACGTGGCCTGA
- a CDS encoding peptidoglycan D,D-transpeptidase FtsI family protein, which produces MNRELKRVSVFVLAMFVALFVAASVIQVVSAPTLQADPRNSRTIIASYSAERGSILVDGTPIASSVPVDDRYKFLRTYAQPDLYSAVTGYYTLGQGSTGLEDSMNDVLSGTSGTQFFDSLTRTFTGQDPKGASVELTIDPKVQQAAYDALGSLQGSVVAIEPKTGRILAMVSKPGYDPNTLASHDRAAVQQSYSSLLEDPASPIINRAVNSLNPPGSTFKLITAAAAIESGQYTPDSLLPNPPTFTLPGTGTVITNAGEGACGPEAEVSIATALRLSCNIPFAQLGIALGSERIAAMADAFGYGKSIDVPMASAKSVFSPDLDDAQTAQSAFGQLDVRATPLQTAMVTAGIANGGEVMKPSVVDSVLNPDLSELSGFSPSRFADPISKETADTMTRMMIDDVQSGVASNARISGVDVAGKTGTAQNGSDDPYTLWFTGFAPAADPQVAVAVLVEDGGGRGRSGSGNTLAAPVAKKVIEAVLDR; this is translated from the coding sequence GTGAACCGCGAGCTCAAGCGCGTCTCCGTGTTCGTCCTGGCCATGTTCGTGGCCCTGTTCGTCGCGGCGTCGGTCATCCAGGTCGTCTCCGCGCCCACGCTGCAGGCGGATCCGCGCAACAGCCGCACCATCATCGCGAGCTACTCGGCCGAGCGCGGCTCGATCCTCGTCGACGGCACGCCCATCGCCTCCTCCGTCCCCGTCGACGACCGCTACAAGTTCCTCCGCACCTACGCGCAGCCCGACCTCTACAGCGCGGTCACCGGCTACTACACGCTCGGCCAGGGATCCACGGGCCTCGAGGACTCCATGAATGACGTCCTCAGCGGCACGAGCGGCACGCAGTTCTTCGACAGCCTCACGCGCACCTTCACCGGGCAGGACCCGAAGGGCGCGTCGGTCGAGCTCACGATCGACCCGAAGGTGCAGCAGGCGGCGTACGACGCGCTCGGGTCGCTGCAGGGGTCCGTGGTCGCGATCGAGCCGAAGACCGGCCGCATACTCGCGATGGTGTCGAAGCCCGGCTACGACCCGAACACGCTGGCGTCGCACGACCGCGCGGCCGTGCAGCAGAGCTACTCGTCGCTCCTCGAGGACCCGGCGAGCCCGATCATCAACCGGGCGGTGAACAGCCTCAACCCGCCCGGATCCACGTTCAAGCTCATCACCGCGGCCGCCGCCATCGAGTCGGGCCAGTACACGCCCGACTCCCTGCTGCCCAACCCCCCGACCTTCACGCTGCCCGGCACCGGCACGGTCATCACCAACGCCGGCGAGGGCGCGTGCGGCCCGGAGGCCGAGGTCAGCATCGCGACCGCGCTGCGCCTCAGCTGCAACATCCCGTTCGCGCAGCTCGGCATCGCGTTGGGCTCCGAGCGGATCGCGGCGATGGCCGACGCCTTCGGCTACGGGAAGTCGATCGACGTCCCCATGGCCAGCGCCAAGAGCGTCTTCTCCCCCGACCTCGACGACGCCCAGACCGCGCAGTCCGCGTTCGGGCAGCTCGACGTGCGCGCGACCCCGCTGCAGACCGCCATGGTCACGGCCGGCATCGCGAACGGCGGCGAGGTCATGAAGCCCAGCGTCGTCGACAGCGTCCTCAACCCCGACCTGAGCGAGCTCTCCGGCTTCTCCCCCAGCCGCTTCGCCGACCCGATCTCGAAGGAGACCGCCGACACCATGACCCGGATGATGATCGACGACGTCCAGAGCGGCGTCGCGTCGAATGCGAGAATCAGTGGCGTCGACGTGGCCGGCAAGACGGGCACCGCGCAGAACGGCAGCGACGACCCGTACACGCTGTGGTTCACCGGCTTCGCGCCGGCGGCGGACCCGCAGGTGGCGGTCGCGGTCCTGGTCGAGGACGGCGGCGGACGAGGACGATCGGGCTCGGGGAACACCCTCGCCGCCCCCGTGGCGAAGAAAGTGATTGAGGCGGTGCTGGACAGATGA
- a CDS encoding rhomboid family intramembrane serine protease: protein MTDSPRTAADRCYRHPDRQSFVLCQRCGRTICPECQTPAAVGVICPEDMKEQRRTAPRSRASFVTRMTRSSAPVVTYGIMAVCAVVWILQVLPVVGDYVTTSLWFAPVYGSVASGDYEPWRMLTSAFTHSPSSILHIVFNMLSVFVFGRVLEPMLGRARFLALFLISALGGSLAVEVIGSAMGEPLQAVVGASGAIFGLMGGYFVLARKLGGNVGPLLGIIAINLLLGFVVQGVSWQAHVGGLVTGAFVALVLLRTRDGRQRGAQIGSLAGLAAAILVAAAVFPVTL from the coding sequence ATGACCGATTCACCCCGTACGGCGGCCGACCGCTGCTACCGGCACCCTGACCGGCAGAGCTTCGTGCTGTGCCAACGATGCGGGCGGACCATCTGCCCGGAGTGCCAGACGCCGGCCGCCGTCGGGGTGATCTGCCCGGAGGACATGAAGGAGCAGCGTCGCACCGCTCCACGTTCCCGGGCCTCGTTCGTCACGCGGATGACGCGGAGCTCCGCGCCCGTCGTGACGTACGGGATCATGGCGGTTTGCGCCGTGGTCTGGATCCTCCAGGTGCTGCCCGTCGTGGGCGACTACGTCACCACGTCGCTGTGGTTCGCGCCCGTCTACGGCAGCGTCGCCTCCGGTGACTACGAGCCGTGGCGGATGCTCACGAGCGCGTTCACGCACTCGCCGTCGAGCATCCTGCACATCGTCTTTAACATGCTGTCGGTCTTCGTCTTCGGTCGCGTCCTCGAGCCGATGCTCGGACGCGCCCGCTTCCTGGCCCTCTTCCTGATCTCCGCGCTCGGCGGCTCGCTCGCGGTGGAGGTCATCGGCTCGGCGATGGGGGAGCCCCTGCAGGCCGTCGTCGGTGCCTCGGGCGCGATCTTCGGCCTCATGGGCGGCTACTTCGTGCTCGCGCGGAAGCTCGGCGGGAACGTCGGCCCGCTCCTCGGCATCATCGCGATCAACCTCCTGCTCGGCTTCGTCGTGCAGGGCGTCTCCTGGCAGGCCCACGTCGGCGGGCTCGTGACGGGCGCGTTCGTGGCGCTCGTGCTCCTGCGGACGCGGGACGGCCGTCAGCGCGGTGCGCAGATCGGCTCGCTCGCGGGCCTCGCGGCGGCCATCCTCGTGGCGGCCGCCGTCTTCCCCGTCACCCTCTGA
- a CDS encoding FtsW/RodA/SpoVE family cell cycle protein, translated as MASAGVTDAPVRGRERAPRIPRIHVPRRLRNLELALVVLASVINGGALYLVQLGVLGAFDQSFFIPATGLAVLVLGMHVALRWLAPDADPFILPIATVLNGLGIAAIYRLDLAGGLSGWDSVAVRQIVWSGLAIVCGLAVIVLLKNHRVLQRYRYIAMFVGLILLLLPMLPVIGQNINGARVWIHIGGFSFQPGEIAKICLAVFFAGYLVTARDSLSMVGVKVLGMRFPRVRDLGPILLVWAVSMSVLVFQRDLGTSLLYFGLFIVMTYVSTGRIGWVVLGLVLFLGGAYGASTLGYVGGRVDAWLSPFDPAVYDANGGSYQLVTGLFGMADGGLFGRGLGEGMPNLTPLANSDFIFASLGEEVGLTGLFAILALYLLLVSRGFRIGFAGQDDFGKLLGIGLSFVIALQVFIVIGGVTRVIPLTGLTTPFMAAGGSSLLANWIIAALLLRLSDTVRNQPRLVVES; from the coding sequence GTGGCTAGCGCCGGCGTGACGGACGCGCCCGTGCGCGGCCGCGAGCGCGCGCCCAGGATCCCGCGGATCCACGTGCCCCGACGCCTCAGGAACCTCGAGCTCGCGCTGGTCGTGCTGGCCTCCGTCATCAACGGCGGCGCCCTGTACCTCGTGCAGCTCGGCGTGCTCGGCGCGTTCGACCAGAGCTTCTTCATCCCCGCCACCGGCCTCGCGGTCCTCGTGCTCGGCATGCACGTGGCGCTGCGCTGGCTCGCGCCCGACGCGGATCCGTTCATCCTCCCCATCGCGACCGTGCTCAACGGCCTCGGGATCGCGGCCATCTACCGGCTCGACCTCGCCGGCGGGCTCTCGGGCTGGGACAGCGTGGCCGTGCGGCAGATCGTCTGGTCGGGCCTCGCCATCGTGTGCGGGCTCGCGGTCATCGTCCTGCTGAAGAACCACCGCGTGCTGCAGCGCTACCGCTACATCGCCATGTTCGTCGGCCTGATCCTGCTGCTCCTGCCGATGCTCCCCGTGATCGGCCAGAACATCAACGGCGCCCGCGTCTGGATCCACATCGGCGGCTTCTCGTTCCAGCCCGGCGAGATCGCGAAGATCTGCCTCGCGGTCTTCTTCGCCGGCTACCTGGTCACCGCGCGCGACAGCCTGTCGATGGTGGGCGTCAAGGTGCTCGGGATGCGCTTCCCGCGCGTCCGCGACCTCGGCCCGATCCTCCTGGTCTGGGCCGTGTCGATGAGCGTGCTCGTCTTCCAGCGCGACCTCGGCACGTCGCTCCTCTACTTCGGCCTGTTCATCGTCATGACGTACGTGAGCACGGGCCGCATCGGCTGGGTCGTCCTCGGCCTCGTCCTGTTCCTCGGCGGCGCGTACGGCGCGAGCACGCTCGGCTACGTCGGCGGCCGCGTCGACGCCTGGCTCAGCCCGTTCGACCCGGCCGTCTACGACGCGAACGGCGGCAGCTACCAGCTCGTGACGGGCCTGTTCGGCATGGCGGACGGCGGCCTGTTCGGGCGCGGGCTCGGCGAGGGCATGCCCAACCTCACGCCGCTCGCCAACAGCGACTTCATCTTCGCGAGCCTCGGCGAGGAGGTCGGCCTCACGGGCCTCTTCGCGATCCTCGCGCTCTACCTGCTGCTCGTCTCGCGCGGCTTCCGCATCGGCTTCGCCGGGCAGGACGACTTCGGCAAGCTGCTCGGCATCGGGCTGTCGTTCGTCATCGCGCTGCAGGTCTTCATCGTCATCGGCGGCGTCACCCGCGTCATCCCGCTCACGGGCCTCACGACGCCGTTCATGGCGGCGGGCGGATCCTCGCTGCTGGCCAACTGGATCATCGCGGCCCTGCTCCTCCGCCTCTCCGACACCGTCCGCAACCAGCCCCGATTGGTGGTCGAGTCGTGA
- the pknB gene encoding Stk1 family PASTA domain-containing Ser/Thr kinase, whose protein sequence is MTDTRVLGGRYEVGALLGRGGMADVFEGVDSRLGRRVAVKVLRRGLAEDPAFRGRFRQEAQAAARMSHPTIVRVFDAGEDVVTDQDGASHTVPFIVMERVEGRLLKDVITDGPLDPDEAVRIMGQVLTALEYSHRAGVVHRDIKPGNIMVTHTGQVKVMDFGIARAVSDTSATIAQTTAILGTARYFSPEQAKGESVDARTDLYSAGVVLFEMLTGQAPFRADTAVAVAYQHVSETPVAPSTVQDAVSPQLDQVVLQAMAKDRYARFQTAGDFRTDLDRAAAGTLAPREAPTNDVGATLFGAPAGPSSSQQALRQLGVDDDRTVRTQSRPPVPWIWAGVTVVVVILIAVVIWVTSLSNIAPPDISPTVPDVTGSTYSSAAAALEEADLVPLEREEASTSVAEGIVLRTNPDPGENVAAKTQIDVFVSSGPPEVQVPNVMNMDEGTATANLESAGLKVGEVVRQSSPTVPDGVVMQTEPASSQQVDKGSAVKLTLSNGKVALPDVLGQPLVDAQKLLEASDLTVTTRRDPSCGRADGSPVIQQSVPPGDVAQRSTVALTYCTGAVRSTPAPTTPTPAPTQG, encoded by the coding sequence GTGACCGACACCCGTGTGCTGGGCGGCCGCTACGAGGTCGGGGCGCTGCTGGGTCGCGGGGGCATGGCCGACGTCTTCGAGGGAGTCGACTCCCGTCTCGGTCGCCGGGTCGCCGTCAAGGTCCTCCGTCGCGGCCTCGCCGAGGATCCCGCCTTCCGCGGCCGCTTCCGCCAGGAGGCCCAGGCCGCGGCGCGCATGTCGCACCCCACCATCGTGCGGGTCTTCGACGCGGGCGAGGACGTGGTCACCGACCAGGACGGCGCGTCGCACACGGTCCCCTTCATCGTCATGGAGCGGGTCGAGGGCCGCCTCCTCAAGGACGTCATCACCGACGGGCCGCTCGATCCGGACGAGGCCGTCCGCATCATGGGCCAGGTGCTCACCGCGCTCGAGTACTCGCACCGCGCGGGGGTCGTCCACCGCGACATCAAGCCCGGCAACATCATGGTCACGCACACCGGCCAGGTGAAGGTCATGGACTTCGGCATCGCGCGCGCCGTGTCCGACACCTCCGCCACCATCGCGCAGACCACCGCCATCCTCGGCACCGCCCGCTACTTCTCCCCCGAGCAGGCCAAGGGCGAGTCGGTGGACGCGCGCACCGACCTCTACTCCGCCGGCGTGGTCCTCTTCGAGATGCTCACAGGTCAGGCGCCGTTCCGCGCCGACACGGCCGTCGCCGTCGCCTACCAGCACGTCAGCGAGACGCCCGTCGCTCCGAGCACCGTCCAGGACGCCGTCTCGCCGCAGCTCGACCAGGTCGTCCTGCAGGCCATGGCGAAGGACCGCTACGCGCGCTTCCAGACGGCCGGCGACTTCCGCACCGACCTCGATCGCGCCGCCGCGGGCACGCTCGCTCCCCGTGAGGCGCCGACCAACGACGTGGGAGCCACGCTCTTCGGCGCCCCCGCCGGCCCCTCCTCCTCGCAGCAGGCGCTCCGCCAGCTCGGCGTCGACGACGACCGCACCGTCCGCACCCAGAGCCGCCCGCCTGTCCCCTGGATCTGGGCCGGCGTCACCGTGGTCGTCGTGATCCTCATCGCCGTCGTCATCTGGGTCACCAGCCTCAGCAACATCGCGCCACCCGACATCAGCCCCACCGTCCCGGACGTCACGGGCTCCACGTACTCGAGCGCGGCGGCGGCCCTCGAGGAGGCCGACCTCGTCCCCCTCGAACGCGAGGAGGCCAGCACCTCGGTCGCCGAGGGCATCGTGCTGCGCACCAACCCGGACCCGGGCGAGAACGTCGCCGCCAAGACCCAGATCGACGTGTTCGTGTCCTCTGGCCCGCCGGAGGTCCAGGTCCCGAACGTCATGAACATGGACGAGGGCACCGCCACCGCCAACCTCGAGTCCGCGGGGCTCAAGGTGGGCGAGGTGGTGCGTCAGTCGTCGCCGACGGTCCCCGACGGCGTGGTCATGCAGACGGAGCCGGCATCCTCCCAGCAGGTCGACAAGGGTTCCGCGGTGAAGCTGACCCTGTCCAACGGCAAGGTCGCCCTGCCGGACGTGCTCGGCCAGCCCCTCGTGGATGCGCAGAAGCTCCTCGAGGCATCGGATCTGACCGTCACGACCCGCCGCGACCCCTCATGCGGCCGCGCCGATGGATCACCGGTGATCCAGCAGTCGGTGCCGCCGGGAGACGTCGCCCAGCGCTCCACCGTCGCCCTCACCTACTGCACGGGCGCGGTCCGCAGCACACCGGCACCGACCACTCCGACCCCGGCTCCCACGCAGGGCTGA